Proteins co-encoded in one Acidimicrobiales bacterium genomic window:
- a CDS encoding NAD+ synthase: protein MSPATARSAPTHLRVAVCQINTTVGDLDGNVALALDALAEAGEAGADVAVMPEMTITGYPPEDLLLKPGFVADCRAALEKFAAQTGRCAVVIGFADGDDEPGRSVQDVAGVTHFNGVWNAVAICAEGRVFGTYHKRHLPNYDVFDELRHFRPGDEALALFDLAGVPVGVTLCEDSWIPDGPVSQLARGGARLVLNINGSPFREGKQAVREQVITDRVLEAGVPVVYANLVGAQDELIFDGGSFVVAEDRDGAHVVARCNSFVEGVDVFDIELPPARTTMDTYHVVPVTPPHATLRPLIPAPMVPRLDPLAERWEALVLATRDYVHKAGFEKVCLGISGGVDSSLTAAIAVDALGPDNVHGILLPSRHSSDHSLADAAALAANLGIATTTVPIEPAHAALTEMLVGHVSDGAIEVGDLTDQNLQARIRGVVWMAMANEHGWLALTAGNKSEAAVGYSTLYGDTAGAFAVIKDVWKLMVYELGRWRNQVAIAETGAPVIPESVLTKAPSAELRPGQTDDQSLPPYEVLDPILRAYVEDDRTVTEIVAMQLADREVVERVCRLVDMAEFKRRQTPLGARLTKKAFGRDRRMPIINRYRG from the coding sequence ATGAGTCCCGCAACAGCCAGAAGCGCACCCACGCACCTGCGGGTCGCCGTCTGTCAGATCAACACGACGGTCGGCGATCTCGACGGCAATGTTGCGCTCGCGCTCGACGCGCTCGCCGAGGCCGGAGAGGCCGGCGCCGACGTTGCGGTGATGCCGGAGATGACCATCACCGGCTACCCGCCCGAGGATCTCCTGCTCAAGCCGGGGTTCGTGGCCGACTGCCGGGCTGCGCTCGAGAAGTTCGCCGCGCAGACCGGTCGCTGCGCCGTCGTGATCGGTTTCGCCGACGGTGACGACGAGCCGGGACGGTCGGTGCAGGACGTCGCCGGGGTCACGCACTTCAACGGCGTGTGGAACGCCGTGGCGATCTGCGCCGAAGGCCGCGTCTTCGGCACGTACCACAAGCGTCATCTGCCGAACTACGACGTCTTCGACGAGCTGCGCCACTTCCGCCCCGGCGATGAAGCGCTCGCCCTTTTCGACCTCGCCGGCGTTCCCGTGGGGGTCACCCTGTGCGAGGACTCGTGGATCCCCGACGGCCCCGTCAGCCAGCTCGCCCGCGGCGGCGCCCGCCTCGTGCTCAACATCAACGGTTCGCCGTTTCGCGAAGGCAAGCAGGCGGTGCGAGAGCAGGTCATCACCGACCGGGTGCTCGAAGCGGGCGTGCCCGTCGTCTACGCCAACCTGGTCGGTGCCCAGGACGAGCTGATCTTCGACGGCGGATCGTTCGTGGTCGCCGAGGACCGCGACGGTGCCCATGTCGTCGCCCGCTGCAACTCCTTCGTCGAGGGCGTCGATGTGTTCGACATCGAGCTGCCGCCGGCCCGCACCACCATGGACACCTATCACGTGGTGCCGGTCACCCCGCCGCACGCGACCCTCCGTCCGCTCATCCCGGCACCGATGGTGCCGCGCCTCGATCCGTTGGCCGAGCGCTGGGAGGCGCTGGTGCTCGCCACGCGCGACTATGTCCACAAGGCCGGCTTCGAGAAGGTCTGTCTCGGTATCTCCGGCGGCGTCGACTCGTCGCTCACGGCGGCGATCGCGGTCGACGCCCTCGGTCCCGACAACGTCCACGGCATCCTGTTGCCGTCGCGTCACTCGAGCGATCACTCCCTCGCGGATGCTGCAGCGCTGGCGGCCAACCTCGGTATCGCCACCACGACCGTGCCGATCGAGCCGGCCCACGCCGCCCTCACCGAGATGCTCGTCGGCCATGTCAGCGACGGCGCGATCGAGGTCGGCGACCTGACCGACCAGAACCTCCAGGCCCGCATCCGCGGTGTCGTCTGGATGGCGATGGCGAACGAGCACGGCTGGCTGGCGCTCACCGCGGGCAACAAGTCCGAGGCCGCGGTCGGCTACTCCACGCTCTACGGCGACACCGCCGGCGCGTTCGCGGTGATCAAGGACGTGTGGAAGCTGATGGTCTACGAACTGGGTCGGTGGCGCAACCAGGTGGCCATCGCCGAGACCGGCGCACCCGTCATCCCCGAGTCGGTGCTCACCAAGGCGCCCTCGGCCGAGCTTCGGCCCGGCCAGACCGACGACCAGTCGCTGCCGCCCTACGAGGTGCTCGACCCGATTCTGCGGGCCTACGTCGAGGACGACCGCACGGTGACCGAGATCGTCGCGATGCAGCTCGCCGATCGAGAGGTCGTCGAACGTGTCTGCCGGCTCGTCGACATGGCCGAATTCAAGCGTCGCCAGACCCCGCTGGGGGCCCGCCTGACCAAGAAGGCGTTCGGCCGCGATCGACGCATGCCCATCATCAATCGATACCGCGGCTAA